One Synechococcus sp. JA-2-3B'a(2-13) genomic window carries:
- a CDS encoding AbrB family transcriptional regulator produces the protein MATTSKPKPLTGQELLDKVTSMGNADRKEKARACGYVTYTKNGQERVNLMQFNNALLKAVGVDLGASDENGSRGRAPTFRVSVHKNGNLLIGAAYTKKMGLKPGDEFEIKLGHHNIKLERVN, from the coding sequence ATGGCTACAACCAGTAAACCAAAACCACTCACTGGCCAAGAGCTCCTCGACAAGGTAACTTCAATGGGAAATGCGGATCGCAAGGAAAAAGCTCGCGCCTGTGGTTATGTCACCTACACCAAGAATGGTCAGGAGCGAGTGAATCTGATGCAGTTTAACAACGCCCTGTTGAAGGCCGTTGGCGTGGATCTCGGCGCTAGTGACGAAAATGGATCCCGTGGCCGCGCTCCTACCTTCCGGGTTTCGGTTCATAAGAATGGCAACCTCCTGATTGGAGCTGCCTACACCAAGAAGATGGGCCTCAAGCCCGGAGATGAGTTCGAGATCAAGCTGGGCCACCACAACATCAAGCTGGAGCGGGTCAACTGA
- the coaBC gene encoding bifunctional phosphopantothenoylcysteine decarboxylase/phosphopantothenate--cysteine ligase CoaBC — MDPFWSGRRLLIGVSGGIAAYKTAALVSALVQQGAELKVVLTKAAEHFISPLTFATLSRQPAFTDAAFWQATRGRPLHIELGEWAEALLIAPLSANTLGKLAHGLADNLLTNVVLASRCPVAVAPAMNTQMWKAEKVAENWQRLHQDPRFWALPTASGRLACDAVGEGRMLEPEALQEYVRALLWTGGKKDWQGKRVLVTAGGTREPIDAVRFIGNPASGRMGVALAVAAACRGATVTLVHGPLGIPFEPEPFGIRAIRVETAAQLEAALQAEFPQADLLWMAAAVGDVRPSQVYAGKLPKADLPQMLPLEPIPDLLAALARHKRPGQRLIGFAAQSGDPLPPAREKLRQKGLDAIVANPIDQPDSGFGSSHNQGYWIPQQGSPERIPLATKPTLAHRLLDLARQLELGYFS; from the coding sequence ATGGATCCCTTTTGGTCGGGGCGGCGTCTCCTCATTGGGGTGAGCGGGGGGATTGCTGCTTACAAAACGGCAGCTTTGGTGTCTGCTCTGGTGCAGCAGGGAGCAGAGCTCAAGGTGGTTTTGACAAAAGCTGCGGAACATTTTATTTCTCCTTTGACTTTTGCCACCTTGTCCCGCCAGCCGGCTTTTACGGATGCCGCCTTTTGGCAGGCAACACGAGGACGACCGCTGCACATCGAGTTGGGGGAATGGGCGGAGGCTCTCCTCATTGCACCCTTGTCGGCCAACACCTTGGGCAAGTTGGCTCATGGGCTGGCGGATAATTTGCTCACCAATGTGGTTTTGGCTTCCCGGTGTCCGGTGGCGGTGGCACCGGCTATGAATACGCAGATGTGGAAGGCGGAGAAGGTGGCCGAGAATTGGCAGCGGCTACACCAGGATCCCCGTTTTTGGGCCTTGCCGACGGCCAGTGGCCGCCTGGCCTGTGATGCGGTGGGGGAAGGGCGCATGTTGGAGCCGGAGGCGCTGCAGGAGTATGTGCGGGCTTTGCTCTGGACAGGGGGGAAAAAAGATTGGCAGGGCAAGCGGGTGTTGGTGACGGCGGGGGGGACACGGGAGCCCATCGACGCGGTGCGTTTTATCGGCAACCCGGCCAGTGGTCGGATGGGCGTGGCATTGGCGGTGGCGGCGGCCTGCCGAGGAGCGACGGTGACGCTGGTTCATGGGCCGTTGGGGATCCCTTTTGAGCCGGAACCCTTTGGCATTCGGGCCATTCGAGTGGAAACGGCAGCCCAACTGGAGGCGGCTTTGCAGGCGGAATTTCCCCAGGCGGATCTCTTGTGGATGGCTGCTGCTGTGGGGGATGTGCGCCCCTCTCAGGTTTACGCGGGGAAGCTGCCCAAAGCCGATCTACCCCAGATGTTGCCGTTGGAGCCGATCCCTGACCTGCTGGCAGCTCTGGCCCGCCACAAACGCCCTGGCCAACGCCTCATCGGCTTTGCCGCCCAAAGTGGGGATCCCTTGCCGCCGGCCAGAGAGAAGCTCCGCCAGAAGGGCCTGGATGCTATTGTGGCCAACCCCATCGACCAACCGGATAGCGGCTTTGGCAGCAGCCACAACCAAGGCTATTGGATCCCCCAGCAGGGAAGTCCAGAGCGGATCCCATTGGCAACCAAGCCAACCCTGGCCCACCGGCTGCTGGATCTGGCCCGGCAATTGGAGTTGGGCTACTTTAGTTAA
- the sppA gene encoding signal peptide peptidase SppA: MLKRLFLGGLRRQIGRIEVAGAIDGKTRERVLKALKEVEENQIPAVVLRIDSPGGTVADSQEIYNALLRLREKKGTRIVASFGNIAASGGVYIAMGAEKIVANPGTITGSIGVIIRGNNIERLLDKVGISFKVIKSGPYKDILSFDRELTPEERNILQELIDITYGQFVQTVAAARKLSLNVVKTFADGRIFSGEQALHLGVVDRLGTEEDARLWAAELAGLPTDAKFYDLLPRRRGWSRFLPAAEALARLQFEVSTSGLPLWLYTGS; the protein is encoded by the coding sequence ATGCTGAAGCGATTATTCTTGGGTGGTTTGCGCCGGCAAATCGGTCGCATTGAGGTGGCAGGGGCCATTGATGGCAAAACTCGCGAGCGGGTTCTCAAGGCCCTGAAAGAGGTGGAAGAAAACCAGATCCCTGCCGTGGTGCTGCGCATCGACAGTCCAGGCGGGACGGTGGCCGACTCCCAAGAAATCTACAATGCCCTCTTGCGTTTGCGAGAGAAAAAGGGCACCCGTATTGTCGCCAGCTTTGGCAACATTGCTGCCTCTGGGGGGGTTTATATTGCCATGGGAGCCGAAAAAATTGTTGCCAACCCAGGAACAATCACCGGTAGCATTGGCGTGATCATTCGAGGCAACAATATCGAACGCCTCCTGGATAAGGTGGGGATTTCATTTAAGGTGATTAAGTCTGGCCCCTACAAAGATATTCTCTCGTTTGATCGCGAGCTGACCCCAGAAGAGCGAAACATCCTGCAAGAGTTGATCGACATCACCTACGGCCAGTTTGTGCAGACGGTTGCTGCTGCCCGCAAGTTGAGTTTGAATGTGGTCAAAACTTTTGCCGATGGCCGCATTTTCAGCGGAGAGCAGGCCCTTCACTTGGGTGTGGTGGATCGCTTGGGCACAGAGGAAGATGCCCGCCTTTGGGCGGCAGAGCTGGCGGGTTTGCCGACGGATGCGAAGTTCTACGACCTGCTCCCGCGGCGCAGAGGTTGGTCTCGGTTTTTGCCGGCAGCAGAAGCCTTGGCCCGTCTGCAGTTTGAAGTGAGCACCTCGGGCTTGCCCCTGTGGCTTTACACAGGTTCTTGA
- the fabG gene encoding 3-oxoacyl-ACP reductase FabG yields the protein MQGNQGKQILLTGGTGGLGLGVVPVVLASGAELTLTYRQEKDLAILRERLPANALDRVRFVQVDLTDEAAVARVIADLPRVDGLIHLVGGFAMGPTHEYSLADWYRDFDLNLTTTFLTCKHSLRRMWQQGYGRIVTVGSRGAVEPGPQLAAYCASKAGVVALTRTIAAETKGTDITANVILPSLIDTPANRAAMGSEQAELWVKPESIGQVIAFLVSEAARDLRGAVIPVYGNV from the coding sequence ATGCAGGGCAACCAAGGCAAGCAAATCCTCTTGACCGGCGGCACAGGCGGGCTGGGTTTGGGGGTGGTTCCCGTGGTGCTGGCCAGCGGAGCAGAGCTGACCTTGACCTATCGCCAAGAGAAAGATCTTGCCATTTTGCGGGAGCGCCTGCCGGCCAATGCTCTGGATCGGGTTCGCTTTGTGCAAGTGGATTTAACAGATGAGGCGGCGGTTGCCCGCGTCATTGCCGACCTACCCCGCGTGGATGGGCTGATCCACCTGGTGGGGGGCTTTGCCATGGGCCCCACCCACGAGTACAGCTTGGCGGACTGGTATCGCGACTTCGACCTCAACCTCACCACCACTTTTCTGACCTGCAAGCACAGCCTGCGCAGAATGTGGCAACAGGGCTATGGGCGGATTGTAACGGTGGGATCCCGCGGAGCGGTGGAGCCGGGCCCGCAATTGGCTGCCTACTGCGCTTCCAAAGCGGGGGTGGTGGCCCTGACCCGTACCATTGCCGCCGAAACCAAAGGCACAGACATCACAGCCAACGTCATCCTGCCCAGCCTCATCGACACGCCGGCCAACCGAGCTGCCATGGGATCCGAGCAAGCCGAGCTGTGGGTAAAGCCAGAGTCCATCGGGCAGGTGATCGCCTTTTTGGTCTCAGAAGCAGCGCGGGATCTGCGAGGGGCGGTGATCCCGGTGTATGGCAACGTCTAG
- the rsmA gene encoding 16S rRNA (adenine(1518)-N(6)/adenine(1519)-N(6))-dimethyltransferase RsmA — MTHPAISPSTALGTARLPYPRKRFGQHWLKDPAVHEAILRAAQLNDLERGADPTWVLEIGPGTGQLTRRLLAQGVQVVAVEIDRDLCRLLRKRFADQPRFHLVEGDFLRLPLPPQPRLLVANIPYNLTGSILEKVLGSPAQPVRQFERIVLLVQKELAERLQAGPGSKAYGALSLRTQYLADCELICRVPPTAFKPAPKVESAVIRLTPRPAPTPVRDPCWFNHLLRQGFSTRRKKLVNALGSLVEREVVAAALAQLRLNPDARAEELDLPHWLALSDLLLEKAPKRAVVPQEEQEPG; from the coding sequence ATGACCCACCCGGCCATTTCTCCTTCAACCGCTCTGGGTACCGCTCGGTTGCCCTATCCTCGTAAACGGTTTGGTCAGCATTGGCTCAAGGATCCCGCTGTTCACGAGGCGATTTTGCGGGCTGCCCAGTTGAATGATCTGGAGAGAGGGGCGGATCCCACTTGGGTGCTGGAGATCGGCCCCGGCACCGGCCAACTGACGCGGCGATTGCTGGCCCAGGGTGTCCAGGTGGTGGCGGTGGAGATCGACCGGGATCTGTGCCGACTGCTGCGAAAGCGCTTCGCCGACCAGCCCCGCTTCCACCTGGTGGAAGGGGATTTTCTTCGCCTGCCGTTGCCCCCTCAGCCTCGCCTGCTGGTGGCCAACATTCCCTACAACCTCACCGGATCCATCCTGGAAAAGGTACTGGGATCCCCGGCCCAGCCGGTTCGGCAGTTCGAGCGCATTGTCCTTCTGGTGCAAAAAGAGCTGGCCGAGCGCTTGCAGGCCGGCCCCGGCAGCAAAGCCTATGGTGCCCTCAGCCTGCGGACGCAGTATTTGGCCGATTGCGAGCTGATCTGCAGGGTGCCCCCCACCGCTTTCAAGCCCGCCCCCAAGGTGGAATCTGCTGTGATTCGCCTCACCCCCCGCCCCGCCCCCACCCCCGTCCGGGATCCCTGCTGGTTTAACCACCTCCTTCGACAGGGGTTCTCCACCCGTCGCAAGAAGCTCGTCAATGCCCTGGGAAGCTTGGTGGAGCGAGAGGTGGTCGCAGCAGCTTTGGCTCAGCTCCGCCTCAACCCCGATGCCCGCGCCGAAGAGCTGGATCTGCCCCACTGGCTGGCCTTGAGCGACCTGCTGCTGGAGAAAGCGCCCAAAAGGGCTGTTGTTCCTCAAGAGGAGCAGGAACCAGGGTAG